The following proteins come from a genomic window of Pseudomonadota bacterium:
- a CDS encoding EAL domain-containing protein — protein sequence MRLKFLHKLLILTVTPVLIAQAGTMLAVLQTSKQEIEAGAKQALRVGSAVAEQLVQTRNQQISRNVKLLASDFALKEVIAISDPESTRSALDNHANRIGADLSTFVYIDDDGESDRATSALERHVQRYALTVLDNDGALPDIFSIVLGKSVYQVYTAEMRAPTTIGYLMLGFRVGDNIAKPIRKLTDLNVAILQIGATGINTAVSTFDAAHSHVPPPDLLNKQLAANSVYPKLVGPDEFWVTHLPLTRADERVFIVLASQKLKPLQHFLKAKDNVLAFGVGLLVLVVALGAWLSAGVSRPLRSLASATRSLAKGEYETEIRVASRDEIGELAQGFEEMRKAVASRESQISHQLLHDPLTGLPNQKHTIAVLEREIDSQAVTEVSLIVIKMQSLDRIGSSLGLHSTDELTRETARTIASVAGDGYFVACIDTNRFAVACCNTDLATAQALARDITDQLDLGTQLGSTRITLKSHAGVAHYPSHTTSAEDLIRYAMIASVDAKGKKLRLDTYDTGREADFTRYLKIVQDLPTAVEHEELKVFFQPKVSIASGELYGAEALVRWQHAELGFLPPDDFISAAERSDNIKLLTRYVIQKAIAAARQWQDDGFTLKVAVNLSARDLLDRDLFGYVTEVLEQHDVPTTRLILEITESSVMEELDLAVETLNTFRAAGILVSIDDFGTGHSSLAQLRDLPLDELKIDKSFVSQISADSDDELLISTTIELAHGMGLTVVAEGIEDEYSLRRLKHHKCEIAQGYFFSKPLPEDDFRRWMADYRPADYTERRSETRPFSPPQPSQAAPDTPGQMKKRP from the coding sequence ATGCGACTTAAGTTCCTGCACAAGCTGCTGATCCTGACCGTCACCCCGGTCCTGATCGCGCAGGCCGGCACCATGCTCGCGGTGCTGCAGACGTCAAAGCAGGAAATCGAGGCCGGCGCCAAACAGGCGCTTCGCGTCGGGTCGGCAGTCGCTGAACAATTGGTGCAAACGCGAAACCAGCAAATTTCGCGAAACGTCAAACTGCTTGCGTCCGACTTCGCGCTGAAGGAAGTGATTGCAATTTCAGATCCAGAGTCGACCCGCTCGGCCCTGGACAACCACGCCAACCGGATCGGCGCGGACCTCTCGACCTTTGTCTACATCGACGACGACGGCGAGTCCGACCGGGCCACCTCGGCGCTCGAACGGCACGTCCAGCGCTACGCGCTCACGGTACTCGACAACGACGGCGCCCTGCCCGACATCTTCTCCATCGTGCTTGGCAAATCGGTGTATCAGGTCTACACCGCCGAGATGCGCGCGCCCACGACCATCGGCTACCTGATGCTCGGTTTCCGGGTGGGCGACAACATCGCCAAACCGATCCGCAAGCTGACCGACCTGAACGTCGCCATCCTGCAGATCGGTGCCACCGGCATCAACACGGCGGTGAGCACCTTCGACGCCGCGCACAGCCACGTCCCGCCGCCCGACTTGCTCAACAAGCAACTCGCCGCCAACTCGGTGTACCCCAAGCTGGTCGGTCCGGACGAATTCTGGGTAACGCACTTGCCGCTGACGCGCGCCGACGAGCGCGTGTTCATCGTGCTCGCGTCGCAAAAGCTCAAACCGTTGCAGCACTTCCTCAAGGCCAAGGACAACGTGCTGGCTTTCGGTGTGGGGTTGTTGGTGCTCGTGGTCGCGCTCGGTGCCTGGCTGTCGGCCGGCGTCTCCCGGCCACTGAGATCGCTTGCCAGTGCTACGCGCTCACTCGCCAAGGGGGAGTACGAGACCGAGATCCGCGTGGCCTCCCGGGACGAGATTGGCGAGCTGGCGCAAGGTTTCGAAGAGATGCGCAAAGCGGTTGCCAGCCGCGAATCCCAGATCTCACACCAGCTGTTGCACGACCCGCTGACCGGACTGCCCAACCAGAAACACACCATCGCGGTGCTCGAGCGTGAGATCGACAGCCAGGCCGTGACCGAGGTCTCGCTGATCGTGATCAAGATGCAAAGCCTCGACCGCATCGGTTCGTCACTCGGCCTGCATTCCACCGACGAGCTCACGCGGGAGACGGCGCGGACGATCGCGTCGGTTGCCGGCGACGGGTACTTCGTCGCGTGTATCGACACCAACCGCTTTGCCGTCGCCTGCTGCAACACCGACCTCGCCACGGCACAGGCGCTCGCGCGCGACATCACCGACCAGCTCGACCTCGGCACGCAACTCGGCTCGACCCGCATCACACTCAAGTCGCACGCGGGCGTGGCGCACTACCCCTCGCACACCACCTCGGCCGAAGACCTGATCCGCTACGCGATGATCGCGTCGGTTGACGCCAAGGGCAAGAAGCTGCGTCTGGACACCTACGACACCGGTCGCGAAGCCGATTTCACGCGTTACCTGAAGATCGTGCAGGACCTGCCCACCGCCGTCGAACACGAGGAGTTGAAGGTCTTCTTCCAACCCAAGGTGTCGATCGCGTCGGGCGAGCTGTACGGCGCCGAGGCGCTGGTGCGCTGGCAACACGCCGAGCTCGGCTTTCTGCCGCCGGATGACTTCATCTCGGCCGCAGAGCGCTCGGACAACATCAAACTGCTGACCCGCTACGTGATCCAGAAGGCCATCGCCGCGGCGCGCCAATGGCAGGACGACGGCTTCACGTTGAAAGTGGCGGTCAACCTCTCTGCCCGCGACCTGCTCGACCGCGACCTCTTCGGCTACGTGACCGAGGTGCTCGAACAGCACGACGTGCCGACGACGCGCTTGATCCTCGAAATCACCGAGAGCTCGGTGATGGAGGAGTTGGACCTGGCTGTCGAGACGCTGAACACCTTCCGCGCCGCAGGCATCCTGGTGTCCATCGACGACTTCGGCACCGGGCATTCTTCGCTGGCGCAGTTGCGCGACCTGCCGCTGGACGAACTCAAGATCGACAAGAGCTTCGTCTCGCAGATCTCGGCCGACTCCGACGACGAGTTGCTGATTTCCACCACCATCGAACTGGCCCACGGCATGGGACTGACGGTGGTGGCCGAAGGCATCGAAGACGAGTACAGCCTGCGCCGGTTGAAGCACCACAAGTGCGAAATCGCCCAGGGGTATTTCTTCAGCAAGCCGCTGCCGGAGGATGACTTCCGGCGCTGGATGGCGGACTACAGGCCCGCCGATTACACCGAGCGGCGCAGCGAGACCCGCCCGTTCTCGCCCCCTCAGCCGTCGCAGGCTGCACCCGACACACCCGGTCAGATGAAAAAGCGACCGTGA
- a CDS encoding cytochrome c peroxidase, protein MHTPHALRCATLLLAVGLVGCQDTTLRTPEPLAVLSTENHSVNADNQQGFVPISSVGVDPDDPRIQLGKLLFHDTRLSHDRSISCASCHQVARGGADARPVSIGVNDVRGRRNAPSVLNSVHNFRQFWDGRASDLKAQATGPITNPAEMASDWSVVIERLQADGALSTRFRDAGYEAVDRDAVTDAIAAYESALITPAPFDRWLLGDLDALDGEALRGSQRFVDLGCVSCHQGKNVGGNMFQKFGVVGDYYADHGGGTDADLGRFNVTQRPQDKHVFKVPSLRNVMETAPYFHDGSVERIEDAIRIMARYQLGRELDDEDVQLLKAFLGALSAKPKAGLL, encoded by the coding sequence GTGCACACACCACACGCCCTACGCTGCGCCACCCTGCTGCTCGCCGTCGGCCTCGTCGGTTGCCAGGACACCACACTGCGCACACCCGAGCCGCTCGCGGTGCTGAGCACCGAGAACCACTCGGTCAACGCGGACAATCAACAGGGTTTTGTGCCGATCTCGAGCGTCGGCGTCGACCCGGACGACCCGCGCATTCAACTTGGCAAGCTGCTGTTCCACGACACGCGGTTGTCGCACGATCGGTCGATCTCGTGTGCAAGCTGCCACCAAGTCGCACGCGGCGGTGCCGACGCACGCCCGGTGTCGATCGGCGTCAACGACGTGCGTGGCCGGCGCAACGCACCGAGCGTACTGAACAGCGTGCACAACTTTCGTCAGTTCTGGGACGGCCGCGCCAGCGACCTCAAGGCGCAAGCGACCGGCCCCATCACCAACCCGGCCGAAATGGCGAGCGACTGGTCGGTGGTAATCGAGCGCCTGCAAGCCGACGGCGCACTGTCGACGCGGTTCCGCGACGCAGGCTACGAGGCCGTCGACCGCGATGCCGTCACCGACGCAATCGCGGCCTACGAGAGCGCGCTGATCACACCTGCGCCGTTCGACCGGTGGCTGCTCGGCGACCTCGATGCACTTGACGGCGAGGCCCTGCGCGGCTCGCAACGCTTTGTCGACCTCGGCTGCGTGTCCTGCCACCAGGGCAAGAACGTCGGTGGCAACATGTTTCAGAAATTCGGCGTCGTGGGCGACTACTACGCCGACCACGGTGGCGGCACCGACGCCGACCTCGGCCGCTTCAACGTCACGCAGCGACCACAGGACAAACACGTGTTCAAGGTGCCCTCGCTGCGCAACGTGATGGAGACCGCACCCTATTTCCACGACGGCTCGGTCGAACGCATCGAGGACGCGATCCGGATCATGGCGCGGTACCAGCTCGGGCGCGAGCTCGACGACGAGGACGTGCAGCTGCTCAAGGCCTTTCTCGGCGCCCTGTCGGCAAAGCCGAAGGCGGGTCTGCTGTGA
- a CDS encoding DAHL domain-containing protein produces the protein MRVSSNLVLLLALSGLTALSFHFSRQGGLGTYVNDASYLNQLDSLNTAIDREILILNAGLTTHFDRLSALSTSLVALTKSKHGTAPLNQVSDHVERKMTLVDDFKSDLAIYRNSVRAVRETLAHPDLRPVSAGSHDELDAVLWLLLEHMAAGEVNASHKLTRAMATLENSDAPQPDAVRTLLTHARLIVDVGRRKQATVRSISDHSFSSYLTRLHGESTETLNRTQSLAARWQISFVLSFLVLVGLTVQVVRSARHTAH, from the coding sequence GTGAGGGTCTCGAGCAACCTGGTGTTGCTGTTGGCCCTGTCCGGCCTCACGGCGTTGTCGTTTCACTTCAGCCGCCAGGGCGGCCTCGGCACCTACGTCAACGACGCCAGCTACCTGAATCAGCTCGACTCGCTGAACACCGCGATCGACCGGGAGATCCTGATTCTCAACGCAGGGCTCACCACCCACTTCGATCGCCTCTCGGCGCTGTCGACGTCGCTTGTCGCACTGACAAAATCCAAGCACGGCACCGCCCCGCTGAACCAGGTCAGCGACCACGTCGAACGCAAGATGACCTTGGTGGACGACTTCAAGTCCGACCTCGCGATCTACCGGAACTCGGTTCGCGCCGTCAGGGAGACGCTGGCGCACCCCGACCTCAGACCGGTGTCGGCCGGTTCGCACGACGAGCTCGATGCGGTGCTCTGGTTGTTGCTTGAACACATGGCGGCCGGCGAGGTCAACGCCAGCCACAAGCTGACCCGGGCAATGGCAACCCTGGAGAACTCCGACGCGCCGCAGCCCGATGCCGTGCGCACGCTGCTGACCCACGCCAGACTGATCGTCGATGTCGGCCGCCGCAAGCAGGCCACGGTGCGGTCGATCTCGGACCATTCGTTCTCGTCCTACCTCACGCGCCTGCACGGTGAATCCACCGAAACCCTCAACCGCACACAGTCGCTCGCGGCACGGTGGCAGATCTCGTTCGTGTTGAGCTTCCTCGTGCTGGTGGGGCTGACCGTGCAGGTTGTTCGCAGCGCGCGTCACACCGCGCACTGA
- the hydA gene encoding dihydropyrimidinase has protein sequence MQTDTDTLADTVIRGGRIVTPHGIVDGDLAITGSWISAIGPALGPARHEIAAGGHWVMPGGVDVHAHIEQRSGMGVMNADTFETATCSAACGGTTSVISFAAQAKGERLADTLSDYAARAQRGAMIDYAFHVIVSDTTVPHFEDDLAEIIHAGHRSLKIFTTYNIQLSDADILRVLGAARRHGALVCVHAENDALIAREKAALLAEGKTAPRYHAASRPPVAEIEAVARLCHYAEHLDQPVMLFHLSAAGSADAVRAAKARGAPVWAETCPHYLFMTEEVLDKPGLEGAKFMCSPPQRTPDDQAALWAALADGTIELVSSDHAPYRYDETGKLSAGTAPTFTEIANGLPGLETRLPLLFDAMVSQGQLGAEAFCAVTSTVPAHRYGLHTKGRLAVGKDADIALWDPTATVTYGENDLHDNVGYNPWAGRTVTGWPTHVWVRGETVVDPSGFHGTPGAGRWIDRPDPPPRTAAEVAP, from the coding sequence ATGCAGACAGACACTGACACGCTCGCGGACACGGTCATCCGCGGTGGGCGCATCGTCACCCCGCACGGGATCGTCGACGGTGACCTCGCGATCACGGGCAGCTGGATCTCGGCGATCGGCCCGGCGCTCGGGCCCGCCCGACACGAGATCGCGGCCGGCGGTCACTGGGTCATGCCCGGCGGGGTCGACGTTCATGCCCACATCGAGCAACGCTCGGGCATGGGCGTGATGAACGCCGACACCTTCGAAACGGCGACGTGCTCGGCCGCCTGTGGCGGCACCACGAGCGTGATCTCCTTCGCGGCGCAGGCGAAAGGCGAGCGCCTGGCGGACACGCTCTCGGACTACGCCGCACGCGCGCAGCGCGGCGCCATGATCGACTACGCCTTTCACGTGATTGTCTCCGACACCACGGTGCCGCACTTCGAGGACGACCTGGCCGAGATCATCCACGCCGGGCACCGGTCGCTGAAGATCTTCACAACCTACAACATCCAGCTCAGCGACGCCGACATCCTGCGGGTGTTGGGCGCTGCGCGTCGACACGGTGCCCTGGTCTGCGTGCACGCCGAGAACGACGCGCTGATCGCACGCGAAAAAGCCGCCTTGCTCGCCGAAGGCAAAACGGCACCGCGCTACCACGCGGCGTCCCGCCCGCCGGTTGCCGAGATCGAAGCCGTGGCGCGGCTGTGCCACTACGCCGAACACCTCGATCAACCGGTGATGCTGTTTCACCTCTCGGCGGCGGGCAGCGCCGACGCGGTCCGGGCCGCGAAAGCGCGCGGTGCGCCGGTGTGGGCTGAAACCTGTCCGCACTACCTTTTCATGACCGAGGAGGTCCTCGACAAACCGGGCCTCGAGGGCGCGAAATTCATGTGCTCGCCGCCGCAGCGCACACCGGACGACCAGGCCGCGCTGTGGGCCGCGCTAGCCGATGGCACCATCGAGTTGGTCTCTTCGGACCACGCGCCCTACCGCTATGACGAGACCGGCAAGCTCTCCGCCGGCACCGCGCCCACCTTCACCGAGATCGCCAACGGCCTGCCGGGGCTCGAAACCCGTCTGCCGTTGTTGTTCGACGCGATGGTCAGCCAGGGCCAGCTGGGCGCCGAGGCCTTTTGCGCCGTGACGTCCACGGTGCCTGCGCACCGCTACGGCTTGCACACCAAAGGCCGTCTCGCCGTGGGCAAGGACGCCGACATCGCGCTCTGGGACCCGACGGCGACCGTGACCTACGGCGAAAACGACCTGCACGACAACGTCGGCTACAACCCCTGGGCGGGCCGCACCGTCACCGGCTGGCCAACCCACGTCTGGGTGCGCGGCGAGACCGTCGTCGACCCGAGCGGTTTTCACGGCACGCCCGGCGCCGGACGGTGGATCGACCGGCCGGATCCGCCGCCCCGCACCGCTGCAGAGGTTGCGCCGTGA
- a CDS encoding aspartate/glutamate racemase family protein produces the protein MTPAATADRPLVIINPNSSQHVTDGIDAAVAPLRRFGVPIRCLTLAAGPPGIESQQQADLTIAPMLALARAQHDAAGYVIACFGDPGVHALRDATSLPVVGIQEAAVVTALTLGQRFGVVSIAANSIPRHLRAFGAMGVTDRLAGDLALGLGVVQLADRATCEAAMIDTGLRLKREHGADVLILGCAGMAHYRDTLERETGLPVVEPCQVATSLALGQIALNLSHRTQAPPHAD, from the coding sequence GTGACGCCAGCCGCCACAGCCGACCGGCCGCTGGTCATCATCAACCCCAACTCGTCGCAACACGTGACCGACGGCATCGACGCCGCGGTCGCGCCGTTGCGCCGCTTCGGTGTGCCGATTCGCTGCCTGACACTCGCCGCAGGCCCGCCCGGCATCGAGAGCCAACAGCAGGCCGACCTGACGATCGCGCCGATGCTCGCGCTCGCGCGCGCCCAACACGACGCCGCCGGCTACGTGATCGCCTGCTTCGGCGACCCGGGCGTACACGCCCTGCGCGACGCCACATCCCTGCCCGTGGTCGGCATTCAGGAGGCCGCCGTTGTGACCGCCTTGACGCTTGGCCAGCGTTTCGGCGTGGTGTCCATCGCGGCCAATTCGATCCCCCGACACCTGCGCGCTTTCGGCGCAATGGGTGTCACCGACCGCTTGGCCGGCGACCTCGCACTCGGGCTCGGCGTGGTGCAGCTCGCCGACCGCGCCACCTGCGAGGCCGCGATGATCGACACCGGCCTGCGCCTCAAACGCGAGCACGGCGCCGACGTGCTGATCCTCGGTTGTGCAGGCATGGCCCACTACCGCGACACGCTCGAGCGTGAAACCGGCTTGCCGGTGGTCGAGCCCTGCCAGGTGGCAACCAGCCTGGCACTGGGCCAGATCGCCCTCAACCTCAGCCACCGCACACAGGCACCGCCCCATGCTGACTGA
- a CDS encoding dihydrodipicolinate synthase family protein: MLTESASGVFTIAATPFEANGALDTESLDRMVDAYIDKGATGLTVLGMMGEAEKLTAEESEQVVRRVVARASVPVVVGVSAPGYAAIAALSDTAMAAGAAAVMVAPPSKLRTDDQIVRYYQDIAELINGAPFVLQDFPLATGVQIATPVILRIVETCPNCVMLKHEDWPGLEKISQLRTASDAGARRISILCGNGGLYLPEELARGADGAMTGFGYPEMMARVVDAHRAGDSDRAHDIFNAYLPMVRYEAQPGMGLAIRKYSLAKQGIIAHPTVRKPGVTLSTQAIAEVDRLAARQAQALAALGL, from the coding sequence ATGCTGACTGAATCCGCGTCAGGCGTTTTCACCATCGCCGCCACACCGTTCGAGGCGAACGGCGCACTCGACACCGAGAGCCTCGACCGCATGGTCGACGCCTACATCGACAAGGGCGCCACCGGCCTCACCGTGCTTGGCATGATGGGCGAGGCGGAAAAACTGACCGCCGAGGAAAGCGAGCAGGTGGTGCGGCGTGTCGTGGCACGCGCCAGCGTACCGGTGGTCGTCGGTGTCTCGGCACCCGGGTACGCGGCGATCGCCGCGCTCAGCGACACCGCCATGGCCGCCGGCGCGGCCGCGGTCATGGTGGCGCCCCCGTCCAAGTTGCGCACCGACGACCAGATCGTGCGCTACTACCAGGACATCGCCGAGCTGATCAACGGTGCGCCCTTCGTGCTCCAGGACTTCCCGCTCGCGACCGGCGTGCAGATCGCGACGCCAGTCATCCTGCGCATCGTTGAGACCTGCCCGAACTGCGTGATGCTCAAACACGAGGACTGGCCCGGCCTCGAGAAGATCAGCCAGCTGCGCACCGCTTCGGACGCCGGTGCCCGGCGGATTTCGATCCTGTGCGGCAACGGCGGGCTCTACCTGCCCGAAGAACTCGCGCGCGGCGCCGACGGCGCGATGACCGGCTTCGGCTACCCGGAGATGATGGCGCGCGTGGTCGACGCGCACCGCGCCGGCGACAGCGACCGCGCGCACGACATCTTCAACGCCTACCTGCCCATGGTGCGCTACGAGGCCCAGCCCGGCATGGGCCTCGCAATCCGAAAGTATTCCCTGGCGAAGCAGGGCATCATCGCCCACCCTACCGTGCGCAAGCCTGGTGTGACCCTCTCCACCCAGGCGATCGCCGAAGTCGACCGCCTGGCGGCGCGACAGGCCCAGGCTCTGGCGGCGCTGGGTCTCTAG
- a CDS encoding LysR substrate-binding domain-containing protein has protein sequence MTIHFRHHDSLRVFVDVARYPSFSEAAEALHMTKGAISYQIKLLEAQLGMALFVRGARGSTLTRAGKNLLALSESRYRDLESDLLALRGLSSETLTIGVSTYFAARWLSPRLTAFMQLHPGIVLRLQPMVRLFDLEQQGVDVAIRWGHGRWDDADILPFMPLPTYPMGNRAAFEAVQQGGARRALQRLTLLRDHDDSNAWTDWWSHAGWPARRRRDTLIILDPNVRVQAVIDGQGVALMDALVQSEIDAGALWVLSDTGLTDYGYWLARPRRTRHNVAADHFIAWMQAQTTVNAAV, from the coding sequence ATGACGATCCACTTTCGCCACCACGATTCGTTACGCGTCTTCGTCGACGTGGCGCGCTACCCGAGCTTCTCGGAAGCGGCCGAGGCGCTGCACATGACCAAAGGGGCCATCAGCTACCAGATCAAGCTGCTTGAAGCGCAATTGGGCATGGCGCTGTTTGTCCGCGGCGCGCGCGGGTCCACACTGACCCGCGCGGGGAAGAACCTGCTCGCGCTGAGCGAGAGCCGCTATCGCGACCTCGAGTCCGACCTGCTCGCGCTGCGCGGATTGTCCTCGGAGACGCTCACCATCGGCGTGTCGACCTACTTCGCCGCCCGGTGGTTGTCACCGCGGCTCACAGCCTTCATGCAGTTGCACCCCGGTATCGTCTTGCGGCTGCAACCCATGGTGAGGTTGTTCGACCTGGAGCAGCAAGGGGTCGATGTTGCAATAAGATGGGGGCACGGCCGTTGGGATGACGCCGACATCCTGCCCTTTATGCCGCTGCCGACCTACCCCATGGGAAACCGCGCCGCCTTCGAGGCGGTGCAACAGGGTGGCGCGCGGCGCGCCCTGCAACGATTGACCCTGTTGCGCGACCACGACGACAGCAACGCCTGGACGGACTGGTGGTCGCACGCGGGGTGGCCCGCACGGCGGCGACGCGACACCTTGATCATCCTCGACCCGAATGTGCGCGTGCAGGCGGTCATCGACGGCCAGGGTGTCGCGTTGATGGATGCCCTGGTTCAGTCCGAAATCGACGCCGGTGCCCTGTGGGTGCTGTCTGACACCGGTCTCACGGACTACGGCTATTGGTTGGCGAGGCCGAGGCGCACGCGCCACAACGTCGCCGCCGACCACTTCATCGCCTGGATGCAAGCACAGACCACAGTCAATGCCGCAGTCTGA